In Mastacembelus armatus chromosome 5, fMasArm1.2, whole genome shotgun sequence, a single genomic region encodes these proteins:
- the LOC113130102 gene encoding P2Y purinoceptor 1-like, whose protein sequence is INSRHSLAISTLVWFLVIIQILPDMFFDKNDLESPDSCFDTTSNDLISRYLLYSTVWTVTGFAVPLVIILVCYGHVVVVLSKKANVNPLLKQRCLKLVVVPVILFSICFIPYHVFRNVNLKTRILKQNGICHAIFRDIYIAHQIGRCLACLNSAINPLIYLVGNDDFLMKLHDFSKRARVSLADLKGTILYRKPMETGPDSPSETHVISDMMKR, encoded by the coding sequence ATCAACAGCAGACACTCGCTGGCCATAAGCACCTTGGTCTGGTTTTTGGTCATTATTCAGATCCTTCCGGATATGTTCTTTGACAAGAATGATCTAGAGTCACCAGACTCGTGTTTCGACACCACCTCGAATGACCTCATCAGTAGATACCTGCTTTACAGCACTGTCTGGACCGTTACGGGGTTCGCTGTACCACTGGTTATCATTTTGGTTTGTTATGGACACGTTGTTGTGGTTCTCTCCAAAAAAGCCAACGTCAACCCTCTGCTAAAACAGCGCTGTTTGAAATTGGTCGTGGTTCCGGTGATacttttttccatctgttttatCCCTTACCACGTGTTTCGAAATGTTAATCTAAAAACTCGGATTTTGAAACAAAATGGGATTTGTCACGCCATTTTCCGCGACATCTATATTGCGCATCAGATTGGTAGATGTCTAGCATGTTTGAACAGCGCAATTAATCCTCTAATTTATCTAGTTGGAAATGATGACTTCCTCATGAAGCTTCATGACTTCAGCAAGCGAGCCCGAGTGTCTTTGGCTGATCTAAAAGGGACGATCCTTTACCGTAAACCGATGGAAACGGGTCCAGATTCCCCGTCAGAGACTCACGTAATCTCCGACATGATGAAAAGATAA
- the LOC113130707 gene encoding uncharacterized protein LOC113130707 yields the protein MAATLRVILGVDNASKLTLPSGIPDSVDDLKGEIRRHFGLSGNFRLQYRDIEFDNEFVNLTLTSEIKDKSTIKLIYLPDETGTSAHHSAPQVLDDSSSLSSAADTDILSSPESSSGSSLRSQPWPQTFQIPQFSYEVEIQLQKANHSFHNNGTLLNPNTKLKSDILDGLASEIVKYKVYPSSADLDDVAQALVMRYPCLKEQGSVTGYYGWKISLKYKMANYRTRLRNIGCPELSINAVKEKRSSMSQGPNQVKKPRKAEVNYCPEYPSGETKESLEEERQALVLEVKKKNNQHLIKHKMERTFAYRRQEVIKDMPFIADF from the coding sequence ATGGCTGCAACTCTGAGGGTCATACTTGGAGTTGACAATGCATCAAAGTTAACCCTACCCTCGGGGATACCTGACTCAGTGGACGATCTTAAAGGAGAGATCAGAAGACACTTTGGCTTGTCAGGAAATTTTAGACTGCAGTATAGAGACATTGAATTTGACAATGAGTTTGTGAACTTGACATTGACTTCAGAAATCAAAGACAAGAGCACAATTAAACTTATTTACTTGCCAGATGAGACGGGCACAAGCGCTCACCATTCAGCTCCACAAGTGTTAGATGATAGTTCTTCATTGTCCTCAGCAGCAGATACAGACATTCTTTCCTCCCCTGAATCTTCATCAGGTTCCTCCCTTAGATCGCAGCCATGGCCCCAAACCTTTCAAATACCTCAGTTCAGCTATGAGGTAGAGATCCAGTTACAAAAGGCCAACCACTCTTTCCACAACAATGGCACACTTCTGAATCCAAATACTAAACTTAAATCAGATATACTAGATGGTCTGGCATCAGAAATAGTCAAATACAAAGTTTATCCTTCAAGTGCAGATTTGGATGATGTAGCTCAGGCTCTAGTAATGAGGTATCCCTGTTTAAAGGAACAAGGCTCAGTCACTGGCTACTATGGATGGAAAATAAGTTTGAAGTACAAAATGGCCAACTACCGCACTAGATTGAGGAATATTGGCTGCCCAGAGTTGAGCATAAATGCTGTCAAAGAAAAGCGGAGTTCCATGAGTCAAGGTCCAAACCAGGTGAAGAAGCCACGGAAAGCGGAAGTCAATTACTGTCCAGAGTATCCTTCAGGTGAAACTAAAGAAAGTCTCGAGGAAGAAAGGCAAGCACTTGTATTGGaggtaaagaaaaagaacaaccaACACCTAATCAAACATAAAATGGAAAGAACCTTTGCCTATAGACGTCAGGAAGTCATCAAGGATATGCCCTTCATAGCAGACTTCTAA